AGGTCGACAACAACGACTACTGGAAGATCATCTGAGAATGTCATAATTATAATTTCAAGCAATTCTAGTCATTTTTAAATCATTCAGTATTCTTTACCAATCCCCCATCGATAAAGTCGGCACAAATAGCGACAATCAAGTCTTTCAAATGACCTTAAGTGTATGAATCTTACCTTGACGACAGAATGACAACGAAGAGATCGAAAATTGAAAACTCACTTGAGGAACGTGTAGCGCTGATCTGCGCGCTTTAAATTATTGAATTGAGTTGCTTCCACTCATTTACGTTGTTGTTGATTGCTTCTAATGATACATGAAGTAGCAAGGAAATTGCTCAATGGTGCCAGATTGTAATTAAACTAACTCCAATTTATGTTTCCTGTAAATTGCTCTGACTTGCTTCGTCCTCTTGATCGTTATCCAAACCTTCCACCATGGACAGAGCTGTCAAGACGCTTTATGAGATCCACAGAATCGATTTACGTTGTTGTTGATTGCTTCTAATGATACATGAAGTAGCAAGGAAAATTGCTCAATGGTGCCAGATTGTAATTAAACTAACTCCAATTTATGTTTCCTGTAAATTGCTCTGACTTGCTTCGTCCTCTTGATCGTTATCCAAACCTTCCACCATGGACAGAGCTGTCAAGACGCTTTATGAGATCCACAGAATCGATAATTTCCATAACAGTTTCCTATCATTCTATTTATCGAAAATATTCCTTAGTAGTATAAAAGTATCTGTCTTTGCCTgaacgaacaaacaaacaaaaaagaaaaaaatacgtGTAGATCTCGAATAAAGGGCAtgaaagtatgcaaagaatAGCCTTCTTACTCTGCGAAGTTACACAGCCAATAAATTGCACAACATTCTCCCGAGGACTGTCTCCAAGCTCCTTCCCCAATCCAATTTCTTTCATGATAGACGTAAGTCCTTCCTCTCCAGAAGTAGCTGTAACAAGAACacaaaagcaataaaaacaatgacgatGACAACGTCACGATGGTTATGGTAGCGATTACGACGTCATCTTAAAGAAGAAATAGTGACTTGGGAAAAATTGCTTCATTGTCGAACTAATTCGGGATCATAATTTGGAAAACTATAAAATGAGAACATGACGTAAGTTTTTTACTTTTCTATTAATTCTTTCAGTTTCTACTGGTTTACATTGAGTTGACTACACCTACTGTCTTTAGTTTTCTTAAATCAGAGCGTGTACTAGTCAGTAGTCAAGTCTATCTGTTTGTATCGACGAAATTGAACAAGGGCATtgtcgccccatgtaaggtaatccggaatccaggtaattttggtctgtgCAATCCgggtggaatccggaatccacggctttggaatccggaatccagctaatggGATCCGGAATCCAACCATAATTGTAATCCAGAATCTAGGTTGTTGGTTTAGAATCCGAAATCCATGGATGTGGCatccggaatccacagacatggaatccggaatccaaagcgtggaatccggaatccaagactctcttgGATTACCTAACATGGGGCGAGCATTGCAATATTTTTATGAGTTTGAGCAAAGGTCGTGCGTATTTGCAACCTCTTTGGGATAAAAATTTATAAAGAACAATCAATTTCTTCTTTAGATTAATGCCGTAGTTAAGTTTTTCGATAATGTCATTACAGCAATTTCTCGATTTGCTGAAAAGTTATCTCATTATCTTTAGTTGTATTAGTGGTTATGAACTCTTGCAAGGGTAGTGATTTGGTATTTAGATATTTCTAGCTTTGATAATTTTCTTAATTATTTAGTTGCATTTCATTTTGCTCAAGTTTAAATTTGCGACACAGTGATTCGTGACCGTTTTTGGTCTGAAATACCTCAAGATGCATTACAGAGAAGATTTACCGCCTTGAACTTCAATTCGATCTTTGACACGTCGTGCCATGTCTTGACAGTTACTGATCTTACAATCAGTATAAGTTCATTCGCCAGCTGATCAAAATTCTCAGGACAGTATAAAAAGCGGATCCGGTATCGTGTTAATGAACATTTGAAGAATAATAAATGGAGACAGTGACGAACTTGTACATGAATGAAATTGGATCTCTAAGGTACTAACGTGTAAAGCACTTTGCTGCAACAAACTGTATGCCTGGTTGTCCATTTCCTTGACTCAAAACTGCTCGCCAAACAGTTCCAAATGATCCCGAGCCGATGACTTCTTCAAGAGATATACGTTCACGTGATATCTCCCATTTATCCACGTCAGCATTTAACGTTCTCATCTCCAGTTCCTCTTCAACACCTGCTGGTCTTCAACACAGAAATAGAGAGAATTATTTGTACTTAAACCGCCATGTAAGGATAAATAAGTACTTTTGACCTCCAAACTGGCGTTTGTGGCGCAAattatagcttacttgatttaaaTTTTGCCTAAATGTGATTGGTCAGAACAATGATATTAAGCAGTTggaatgataaaaaaaaaccttatcaAATCATTCATGAAACATAATGGTAACACAAATTCAGTAAACAGCGTAATATAAGCAATGATCTTATACAAATATACTTCTTAATGAGGCAAGTAATCAGTGATCATAAGCCACGATAAAGGGACCCTCGAAGTTCGTACCCTTGCTCTGGAAACGGAGAATCTTTGCTTTTCCTAGTTACGTACTTTattgaattaataataatgattttcatGCCCAACTTATACGTTTTCTGTTACACTTCCTTATAATCCCACAGCAATAGGTACCACCTGAAAAGATCTCATTCTCCACATCTTTGTAATTTCTGTTTTAAGCCCCTGATCTTCTTTTATTCACATGCTCACCTATTTTCTTATCTCCAGGAACAGTGACatcgatttctttttttttttacttttattactgctataattgtgtcaataacaaaatgcttgaatgCGATTGGTTGTAAACAGCCCTTATTTACGgtttaattggctgtttcaagTCCGATTTGCACAGGCCAAATCAGACGGTTAAGCAGCCCATAAAAAGTAATCGCGTCATTTCAATGGCCAGCAAAATTTAATTACCTAGCGCActgtagccaatcaaaatcaaggaaaatttcttaagtgagcagtttgacaggtgcagattgaaaacaaacatggacgaaattaactggtccaatgCCTTTTATTCAGATGTGTTTTGTACAATATTTCTACACTTTAGATGTTGACCTTTAGCTGATTTTGTATTGATTAGAAATATTTGCGCCCATATATTAAATCCTTAATTGCAGAGTTTCTCTAATTTTGTTATAGACCCAATTAATTGTTAATAGCACAATTCAGCGGTACTCGAGCTcctaatttcaaatcactcgtCGGAtaactccctgaattgtactccactcagtcctgtTACCGATATTTATTATCATAACATTATTATATATTTCTATGAAAAGTGACTAATAATCATATGATCCCAATCTTTTCTTATTATAAATTTTGACTTACCTTTCTCTTCCTGCCCATCCGTCattacagaaattgaaaaacatgcaaaaaaggGAAGGTAAATTTGGTTGGaataaatatatatgaaaatgcCCAATGATTAAGGAACTGAAACGTTGCAATAAAAGGTGAAAAAATTCGCTGCGTGTAGGAAAATGGCCTCTGGACTAGAGTTGCAACGAAATTTTCAAGAAGTGCTGTAGCGAAACAACTTTTCTGTAACTTTTTAAGCAAATGTTGAGAAATATTTACTCTCGTGATAATTAgtgagaaaatgtttttttttttctacaggaaactcggaaaaaaggaaaaaccgtAAGGAGGAATATTTCGACGGTTGGCAGCATCAGCCAATGAAATGAGagatcttttcatttttcattctcttCATCTGGGAAAGATCAAAATGTTAATCATAGGATTCAATAACTCACAACTTCATTTTGAAACTCAAGTATCGTTCCACGATCAGCGCAAGATTGTTCCACTTACACCCATTTTGAAATCACATCAAATTATTGACAATATTCATAtagtttttattctttttcgttttcataCTACACCCACAATTGACCTTTAATTCTGTTGATCACATTTTATTGTCTTGATATGGGCcaagaaatgatgcaaaattcATTGTACACGTACCAGCAATTCGTCTTTTCCAAAGGTACCAGACAACGAATGCTAACACTGTTACAGCAAGCAATGGGCCAACAATGAAGTACCACTGTACAGTTGTcttagctgaaaaaaaaagtagataCTTAGTCACTTCGAGTTAAGTTAACATGAAGGACCCGAAGCAAAACAAGTTCGTTCTATTTTGAAGTTCATGTATGCTACCTAAGACTGTCAAAAACAACAACTCCATTAAAAAAGACTTTTGGAGCTACTCATGTCGCATGTTGCATTCCTCTTTGTTATACAAAACCCCCCTTCTCTGCCTATTAATTTCTCGTGATCATTCTCATCTTTTTTCAATCATTGTTCACTGTGAGAGTACACTCAGCGTGTCGATAAAAGATCTTCCCATACACGCAAGCTATGTGAATCAACAGCGTTTTTGCAGTATAGTGTAATAATGACACAATAAACTCTACTTGGTATTAGTCTTTCAGTTAGTTAGTTGAGGGTATTTAGATTTCCCGAGTTCCATAAGGAGAGTGCTACCTATTATCGGCTTGGTTGATCAACATTCTAAACCAACTCCAAAAAAATTCGTACAATGGTTGAAAACGTTAATTATCGCAAGCGTTCTTTATCACAGGCATAATTCCAGTTGGTGGAAAAATCTTTCGTTGAAAATTTTTAGGACCGAGTAATAAATCAAGAAAGATCTGAAAATTCAAATACTTGAACTAAAGCCACTAAGTGAGTGAAAAAGTTCATTAATAGAATCGGAGTTAAATCTTATATTAAGTATCCTTATTACCTGTGACTGTGACATCAACAAAAGACGATGCAGAGCCTGCCCTGTTGACTGCCATGCAGGAATATTTACCACTGTCAGAAGTCAGGACTTTTTCAATAACAAGAGTGCTGCTTGTCCCAAGCGGAAAAATGTTGGCCCTTGCATTCACAGGAATCCCAATTTTTGTCCATCGTATTTCCTTAGTagagtcgaacctcgattatccggactatttgattatccggacttttttctctggtcccaattttttcatgaatattaattagttgtGATCTTGAAAACTCAAAGCCGAAAAAAGCCCAATAATCGTTTTTTCctaaagtgacgttttctttgctgtaaccttttgtttacatttctatctcattaatattcatatttgcGATTATCCGGAcactcgattatccggactatttaccgaggtcccgacgagtccggataatcgaggttcgactgtagctTCATTTGCCTGGCAAGTCAGTGAAAGTCGTTCACCTTCCAATAGAGAGGGGTGCGGTTTTGAAGACATCGTGATAATTGGTTTTTCTGAAGATAGAATGCAACCGTGAAAAATGTTACAGTCACGAGTTCCTTCTTgaacattaaaatttttcagtttaatttgtCCCTAGAgatattgctgtttttttgCTATTTGATTTTTCAACGTCTTTTAAGAAATGCGAAACAGTGATTCTAGAAAGTAAGAAGGTAATATCAGTGATACCAATCATTTTAGGAAGCTGAAACGAAGcttgatttaaaagaaaaatgttaccagaattaaaaaaaaatgaccctGCAACTGCCGTGAATTAGCCATTAAACGACCCGGAGATGTTTACCGACCTTGTAGTTGGCtttgtgaatgaaataaataacACAGTTTGGATTTTGAACTTGATTCGTTAATGTGAATCTTTTACCTAAGTTCAGATGATAAATATTCTACATCTAAAGAGTAGTGATATGGTGGCCGATTACTTAATGATGAAGTCAAAACAAACCTAAGACCTGAAGGCTGGAGTTTGAACGCGCGTCACCAGCTTTATTCTTTGCCCTACAGGTGTACCATCCTTGCATGCGTTTTGATGTCTTTGACAAATGAAGAATGGATTGGTCAGAAAAATTACTGATTGCAGCATCTGGGGGAAGCTCTCCATCTTCAAATGTCCATGATAATGCTGGACGGGGGACACCTTTGGCAGTGCAGTTCATTACCGTGGTTCGTCCCTCGAGAACAGTCTGGCTTCTTGGGTACACATCAACCACAGGAAAGGCtaattcaaaaataaacatCTATTAGCGATTAAAAGCGAAAAgtttgtttaaaatgttcaacGTCAATAATAAGATACggattttaatattattgtaaaatggtaAATCAGCTCAAAGAGAGGTTCTCACACTCTGGTCCTTATACTGACTTTGCCAACTGGATTACTCAGGGACCAAAAGTGTACCGACGTCTAACGTCTGAATGTATGAATAATTAGTATTTTAGGCAGATTAGAAGCCTTGCTTCCGTTGAGCAATTAGGACAGCCAGTTAGTATCAGTATGATTTTAAAATACTGCTAGCTCCAGCCGTGCAAGAAAAAGGCAACTTCGCGTTAAAGAAAGTAATTTTGGAAATCATTGCTCCAAGGCTGGTTTTCCGGGGAAACTATCTGGACATTGTGAACTCAGGCTAAGAGATCAAGGTGCAGTAAACATTAACCAGTGATCTCAGTTTCATAGTTATGAAGCGATGAGCAAGTAATCAACGACAAGAATTCAAAgtgaaacacaagaacaatCAATCTACTCAACACAATGTTATTTACTATTTAGTGACCATTACAATATACTATAGAAATGAATAGTGCTTTCCAAGCACCAACTCAGCCGATATAACAATTACAGCTTGCATGAACGCAGTCTAAATTGGTCATTTGCTTTTTAACTAGACACTTGCATCGACTTAACAGTAGCTATACATAATCACAACGGAGTTTCTTCATTTGTGAGACAATGACCTTTAATTAGTGATTAATAGTGATGATTATGTTGTTGCTCGTGAATTCATGACATTAttatttaaggaaaaaaactcGATCTTGCACACTTCAAATTCTGAATCAACGGAATGGCACTGTAGCATTAGAAAGAAGATTCTTAGAGTTTCTGTATGGACAATCTATAAATataagcttttcttttcttaccTAAGACGTCAATCCAAACAGTTGCGGTGATTTTCCCTGCCCTGTTTTCAGCAGTGCATCCGTATTGGCCAGCATCTTTGAGAGTAACATTGCTGATGGTGAGAGTGTTGTTATTGAAAAAATAGGTTCCATTCTTAGTCCAGGTCACGTTTGGCTCAGGATCACCACTTTCAGTACATGTTATTCTTGATAAAGAGTGCAAGTATACTAACACTGACTCATTCTTTAGATCAGGACTCAGTTTCGGTGgaacttaaagaaaaacaaaaacatattcGCTTACTTATCACACTGCatattttagtaaaaattttttttggatgTTCTGGTGTCCTGTCCTATCAAGCTAAAAATCCTGTTCCCTTTAGTTTCCACACATAGTTAGAATACTTCCAATTGCTTCAAGACGATGTGGAAACCTTCAGCGAAATATCTTTTTAAGGCCTTTGTTACTTTAATACCCCTCAGTATACGTTGTTTTGAATGTGAAAATAatgcccaactttagccgccaaAATCGCTTTTGGAATTCTCGGctacaaattgaaaaaccagttgTACTGCAGAGAAGGACGCCTACTTCATTTACAAGAACTGATGTTTCAGGTCTGAAAATTAAATGGCTGACGTCACGAGCAATGAAATTTCAACAGGAGCCTCTCGGAGGCCGTGCGTGACACAACACAGATGATAAGCaaacaaagtgaaaacaaatggtgaaaaaagcgaaaaaaatcaCACGAAAATTCTCTCTTTGGGATAAAATCACATGGCCTTGATAAAAAAATGCGATTGAAATAAGCTTCTCTGGCTGACAAGTCAATGAACCGCGATGCTTTCTGCCGAATAATCTAAAAAAATCCGACAAAAATTACTCTGAACTTCAACAGGAAGTTGCCGTCTGAACTCTCGCGTGCAGCACGTCGGTACATCATAATGAATCCATCTCATGCTCATGAATAGCTCTCTATTCTTGGCAACTAGaacgcgaaaaaaaaatggcaaagatAAACAATTCTGCCGCTTTGGATTTCGTGTAGACGAAATGTTTTGGTCTTCAGTAAACCTACTAGTCCCAACAGAGTGCTTACTTCTCATTAGCtcatttgatttgacttgaggAGGGTTGACCACATGTTATATCTTTGGTGTTCAATGAAATGCTTTTCTTGATCGCCTGCATTCTCCATTGGAAAAGTGTATTTCACTGTAGGATCAATcgagtgttttttttattgaaaatgttacatttcATGCATATCAACAGAACTTTACAAGGTCTTACTATCAACGATGACTTTGATGCTTTCGTTTGCAGAGCCTCTTTCATTACTTGTTTCACAGGTGTAATTCCCTTCTTGCTCCTTTCTAATGCTCCTTAGGACcattcttgttttattttcttctaaAGAAATGTTCTCTCTCCACCAGCGGACTAGTTCAGGCTTTGGGACACCATCGGTAATCTTGCAAGTTAAAGTAACTTTGTCTCCTTCAGTAACAGGGCCATGTGGTCCTGACAGACTCAATTTTGGTCgcacttcaaagaaaaataagaatacccCTGGTTCC
Above is a genomic segment from Acropora muricata isolate sample 2 chromosome 1, ASM3666990v1, whole genome shotgun sequence containing:
- the LOC136924900 gene encoding neuronal growth regulator 1-like; this encodes MVLRSIRKEQEGNYTCETSNERGSANESIKVIVDIPPKLSPDLKNESVLVYLHSLSRITCTESGDPEPNVTWTKNGTYFFNNNTLTISNVTLKDAGQYGCTAENRAGKITATVWIDVLAFPVVDVYPRSQTVLEGRTTVMNCTAKGVPRPALSWTFEDGELPPDAAISNFSDQSILHLSKTSKRMQGWYTCRAKNKAGDARSNSSLQVLGKRFTLTNQVQNPNCVIYFIHKANYKVGKHLRVV